The genomic DNA ATCGCTACGCTGATCGTGCTCGTCGCGTTTGTCGTGATTCTCGTGCCAACGTATGTGTTGGGTCTCGCGGTAGGTGATTCGATCGAGAAATCGATAGCCATTTTCAAAGGCGGTGGCTTCCACATTCCGCCTCCCGCGGAGTCGGTGTCGAGTTGGCCGGTGGTTGGCCAGCGTGTGTACGACTTCTGGCTGCAGGCCTCGACGGACCTGACCGGCCTCGCGCAAAAGTTCGCCCCGCAGCTCAAGGGAGTCGGCCTCGCGCTGCTTGCAGCGGTGACGGGGCTCGGTGCCGCACTGGTGATATTTTTTGTCGCGTTGATCGTGGCTGGAATCCTGATGGCTTACGGTGAGAAGGGCTACCAGAGCGCTGTGCAGATCGCCTCGCGCATCTCGGGCCCCCAGGAGGGGACTCAGATCGCCGATTTGTGCACGTCGACGATTCGCGCAGTGGCACAGGGGGTAGTGGGCATCGCGTTTATCCAGATGCTGCTGATCGGCATCGGCTTCGTCGTGATGGGGATACCCGGCGCGGGGCTGCTCGCGCTGGCCGTGCTGCTGCTCGGCATCATGCAACTACCGGCCACGCTGATCACCATTCCCGTGATCGTCTTCGTGATCGTCACGGAAGGCGTGACCACCGCAACGGTCATCTTCTCGGTTTATGTCTTCGTCGCGGGCCTCTCCGATAACGTGCTCAAACCTTTGTTGCTGGGCCGCGGCGTCGCGGTGCCGATGCCCGTCGTGCTGATCGGAGCGATCGGCGGCATGGTGACGGGTGGCGTGATCGGGCTGTTCGTCGGGCCCGTGATGCTCGCGGTCGGTTATCAGCTGTTCTGGCGCTGGGTGAAGGACCAGCCGCAACAACCCCAGCAGCCTCAGCAGCCCCAGGAACAGAAGCAGGCCTGAAGGTCGAGGATGGCTCCGTGTCACCGCTCATGCGTCCGGACGGGATCGCCGTGCTCTTCGGGGCGGTCTGCCTGAGCGGATGCATGCGGGTCGGACCGGACTTTCAGCCGCGGCATGAAGCGTGGAGCGAGCACTGGAGTAGCGAGTCGATCGCCCAGGTCACGCAGCAGGGCTCACAGCCTGATGTGCGTCAATGGTGGCTGATATTCGATGACCAGAACCTCGAACGTCTGATCGCCGCAGCCGATGCGAACAACGGTGACCTGAAGATCGCCGGGCTGCGCGTGCTCGAGGCACGCGCACAGCTCGGCATTGCGCAGGCGGGACGCTATCCCCAGGTGCAACAGGCAAGCGCCGATGCACTCGCTTCGGCGCGCAAACGCTCGGATGGATTCAATCCGCGCTCGGGTGCCTACGTGCAGTACGGCGCGGGCTTCAGCGTCGGCTGGGAGCTGGATTTCTGGGGGCGTTTCAGTCGGGCGATCGAGTCGGCCGACGCCGCGTTCTTCGCCGCGCAAGCCAATCGCGATGACGCGCTGGTTCTGTTGCACGCCCAGGTCGCTGATACGTATTTCACGCTGCGCGTTGCGCAGGCGAGGCTAGGCATCGCTCGCGAGAACGCCCAGTTGCAAAAGCGCAGCTACGACATTGCTCAAAAGCTTTTCAAGGCCGGCGAAACCGATGAACTCGACTTCCAGCAGGCGAAGACGCAGTACCTGGGGACACTGAGCAGCATCCCCGAACTCGAAAGCCAGATCGTGCTTGCGCGTCACGCGCTGTCGGTGCTGATCGGGCGGCCGCCGGGTCCGTTGCCGGAGATCGAGGTACAGGCCGGCAAGGAGGGCGTGGTGCCGCTCGTGGATCGCGCCGTGCTGCAGGACGTGCCGGCCGATCTCCTGTTGCGGCGCCCGGATGTTCGCTCTGCCGAGTATCAGATGGCTGCGCAGTCGGCCCTCATCGGCGTGGCAAAAGCGGATCTGTACCCGTCCGTATCGTTGCTCGGCTCGCTCGCGTGGACCGCCAGTTCGCTCACGGGCGCACCGAGCACGCTGATTTTCGCCGCGGGCCCGAGCGTGACGTGGAACGTGTTCGATTACGGCAGGATCACGAACAACGTGCGCGTCCAGGACGCACGGCTGCAGGAGTTGACGGTCGCTTATCAGAACACGGTGCGCGAGGCGGCGCGCGAGGCCGATGATGCCGCCACGGCACTGATCGCCGCATTGCAGCGCGACACCATTCTGAATGACGCGCAAGGCGCGGCGCGGCGCTCGCTCACGCTCGCCAATACGGTCTACCGCGAAGGCTATTCGGACTTCCAGCGGGTACTCGATGCGCAGCGTGCGCTGTTCGCGCAGCAGGACGCGTACGTGGTCAATCGCAGCAACGCCGTCGGCAGTGTGATCGCGCTTTACAAGGCGCTAGGAGGAGGCTGGGAGACGGAACAGCCGCTCGTCGACGCGGCGACGAGCGCGCAGATGCGGCAACGCACCGACTGGGGCGACCTGCTGAACGACACGTCGCCGTCTTCCGCCACGCCGGGTCAAGCCGAAGGGGCGCCACGATGAGCGATACCTCAGAATCTCAGCCGGCGACCTCGCCGAAGTCGTCGACGCCAGCTGCCGACCCTTCGGCGAGAGCGGTCAAATGGGTTGTCGGTCTGATCGTGCTGAGTTTGATCTGGTATCTGCTCGCTGACCGTTTCACGCCGTATACGCATCAGGCGCGAATCCAGGCCTACGTCGTACCCGTTGCCGCCGAGGTGTCGGGACGCGTGACCCGGGTGTTCGTCCATAACAACCAGGATGTCGACGCGGGCGACGTGCTGTTCGAAGTCGATAGCGAGCCCTACCGCATTGCCGCTGACCGGGCGCGTGCCGATCTCCAGACCACGCGTCGTCAGGTCGGTGCCAGCACGGCCGGTATCGACTCGGCGCTTGCCGGGTTGCGGGCCGCCATCGCGAACGAGGTCAAGGCACGGCAGGACAGCGAGCGACTCGAGCGGCTCTATCGCGAAGACGAGGGCACCGTCTCGCTGCGACGCCTCGAGATCGCGCGGGCAACGCACGAACAGGCCCAGAGCCAGGTTGACGGCGCGCGTGCCGAAGTCGAACGCGCCCGGGAGCAGCAGGGCGGAAACGAGGCCGAGAATGCGCAGTTGCGCAGCGCCGCGGGCGCGCTGGAAAAGGCCGAACTCGATCTCGCCAATGCACGGATCAGAGCCCGCTCGAGTGGCGTCGTGACCGATCTGCGCACGGAAGTCGGGCAGTACGCGGCGGCGGGCAGCCCGGTCATGACGTTGATCGCGATCCGCGATGTGTGGATCAGCGCCGATATGACCGAGAACAATCTGGGCCATCTCAAACCCGGCACTCGTGTCGTGATCGGGTTGGATGGGTTGCCGGGCGAAGTGTTCGACGGGCGGGTTCGCAGTATCGGCTACGGCGTGAGCGTGGGCCAGAGCACACCGGCCGGCAGTTTGCCCACCGTGCAGAATAGCCGCGACTGGCTGCGTCCCGCGCAACGTTTCCCGGTGATCGTCGAATTCGACGAGAGCGAGCGCGCGCGTCTGCGCGATCTGCGTGTGGGAGGGCAGGCCGAAGTGATGGCATTTCCGACTGAGGGTAATCCGCTCAATCCGCTCGGACACGTGTTCATCCGGCTGATGAGCTGGCTTTCCTACGTCTACTGAGAGCCCTATGCAGCCCGTGACCCAGCGCCTCGGTTATCGTGCGATACGCGTTGCCACGGGAACGGCGCTGGCTCTCGTCGTCAGCTTTGGGCTCGATTTCCCGATCCCCGTCGTCGCGCCGGTATTTGCGGTTTTTCTGCTGGCCACGCAGAGCCGTCCGCTGTCGTTGAAGGCCGGGCTGATTCTTTCGCTGGTGGTGGCGTCGACCACCGGCAGCGGCCTGCTGCTCGTTCCATTGCTTCGTCATTACGCGTTGGCCGGCGTGATGCTGATCGGCCTCATGCTGTTCTTCGCGTTTCGTTATGGGCTGCGCGGCGGTAACAATCTCGTCGCGACGTTTCTGGTCGCCGGATTGACCATGATTTCCGCCGCGGGCACGGCCGACTTCGAGCTGGCCTTGACGGTCGTCGGCGCGCTGGCGAAGGGACTTCTGCTGGCCGTGCTGGCGTCGACCCTGGCTCACACGCTGTTTCCCGAACGCGCGGGCGCGCGCGAGCAGCCCGTCAAGGGCGCCATGGCGGACGACGAGGCCGCCTATATCGCGCTGCGTGCCGCGCTCGTCGTCATGCCGGCCTATCTGCTCGCGATGACCGATCCGGCGAACTACATGCCGATCATCATGAAGTCCGTCAGTCTCGGCAGACAAACCTGCACGACCTCGGCCCGCAGCGCCGCACGCGACCTGATCGGCTCGACGCTGCTCGGCGGCCTGCTCGCCATCGCGTTCTGGTTCGCGCTCAGGCTCTTCGTGCATCTCTGGATGTTCTTTCTGTGGATGCTGCTGTTCGGCCTGTTCGTGGGACGCAAGCTCTACGGCCTTCACGCGACGCGTTGTTCGCCGGGCTTCTGGCTCAACAGCCTCGTGACGATGATCATTCTGCTGGGGCAGTCGGTGCAGGACAGCGTCGCGGGCAAGGACGTCTACACCGCGTTTGCGGTGCGAATGGGGCTGTTTCTGGCTGTCACGGTCTACGCGTGTTTGATGCTTCTGTTTTTCGAGCAGCGCCGCCGTGTGGAATGAGGCGATGCGGCATGCAGCATCCGGGCCCTGACTGATGGCCGCAACGCCGATCCGGTGATCGCAAGAGGAGCGCGCAATGGGAAATGCGAGAGACGATGATGCTGGCCGTCTTCGGGCCAGCGAGATCCTCAAGGAAATGGCGAGGACGCTCTGGCATCTGAGAGCGATCCTGCTGGGCCTGCTTGTGCTGTTCGTCTTGCTGACGCTCGGCATGTACTACTGGGGCGCGCCTGTCGAGACAGCGAACCGGACACCCTCGTCGATGGATGAAACCGTGTACTTCTGCGCGATCACGGCGCTGACGATCGGGTACGGCGATGTCGTGCCGACTTCGACATTCGGCCGGATCGACGCCGTATGCCTTGGGCTGATCGGACTGGTGTTCACGGGGTTGTTCGTGGCTGCGGCAGTGCGAGGTGTGCAGGAGGCTGCGCGTCGGACGGAGGCGGGTGGTTAGCCTTGGCTGCGATCTGCTTGCGATCCGTTCGTGCCCGCATGTTCAGGCGCCGGGCCGTCGGGACTCTTGAGTATTGACTGCGGGCGCGAAAAGGGGGAGCGTGTCGGTCTGGGCTTGGGTTCGCTGTTGTCTCGATCAGACCAATTATCCGAGGTAACCATGTGGATCTTCCGTGTGGATGAGCCTCGTCTCGGGGCCGTCCGGATTCGCGAATGGCGCCGCCGCGCGCGCCACACGATCGGCCTTCTCGTCCTGCTGCTGGGCAGCGCCGTCACGGGGCTGGTCATCCTCGATCAGTCCAATACCTCGTTCTCCGACAAAATGCTTGCAGCCCTGTGGAATGGGCTCAACCTCGTCACGACACTCGGCGCCTTCAGCGAGTTCAATCAGCCTCAAAAGGTCTTCATGCTGCTGGCCATGATCGCGACGCTGGTGATCGGCGGATTCGCGGTTTCGAGGCTCACGGGCATGCTATCCAGCGACGATGTGATGGCTTATGGGGAGAACAGGCTCATGGAACCCAAGCTCGATCAACTTGCCAATCATGTCGTGGTGGTGGGATTCCATGCGCTCGGTGAACTGGTCGCTGAGCGTCTGCACGACGCGGGACAGACTGTGCTCGTCCTCGTGGGCGATCAGGTTCAGGCCCACCGGGCGGCCGATCGCGGCCACCTGGTCGTGCTCGGTTCGCCGGGCGACTTCGACGACGTGCTCGAGCTTGCGCGGCTGGAGAAGGCCAAAGCGCTGGTCGTGACGACCCCCGACAGCAATAACAATCTGGCGGTCACGTTGATGGCGCATGCGCTGAATGCATCGCTCCCGATTGCGGTGCCCGGCGAAAACCCCTTAAGAAAGATGCTGTTCGAGAGCGCGGGGGCATCCAACGTGGTGATCGCAGACGAGATCATTGCGAACGCGCTCGTCGGCAAGCTCACAACCCGAGTGGAGGTAGACAGATGAAACCAGCGGCTTCCACGCCGTCTCATCAGCATCGCATGCCCTTGCTGCAAGGGCTTTTGCCCTTCAATTCCGCTCAACTGCCGCACGACATCATCGCCGGGCTCACGCTGGCGGCACTCGGCATTCCCGAGGTGATGGGATACACGAAGATATCCGGCACGCCCACCGTCACGGGTCTTTATACGATCGTGTTGCCGCTGGTGGCGTTTGCGATTCTGGGTGCCTCGCGTCAACTGGTGGTCGCGGCGGACTCGGCGACAGCCGCCATCCTCGCCGGTACGCTGACGACCGTGGTCGCATTGGGCAGCAAGGAATACGTCGCCCTTACGAGCACGGTGGCCCTGACGGTCGCCGTGATGCTGGTGATTGCGCGTATCTTTCGGCTCGGTTTTCTGGCCGACTTTCTTTCCCGCAGCGCACTGATCGGCTTCCTGACAGGGGTGGGCGTGCAGGTCGCGGCGGGTGAACTCGCCGGCTTGATCGGGCTCGCGAAGCAGGGGCACGGCCCCCTCATGCAACTGGTGAGCGTGGTTCAACGGGTCGGCGAGGCGAACTATGCGACCACGCTTCTGTCGCTGGCCGTGCTCGTCGTGATCATCGGGTGCAAGCGCCTCACGCCGCGCGCACCGGGTGCGCTGATCGCCGTCATCGGCTCCATCGTGGCCAGCGGAGTATTCAATTTCGCCGGACGTGGCATCGCGGTAACGGGTGAAGTGCCCGGCGGACTTCCGTCGCTGTTCGTGCCGCCGCTGCATGCGAACGAGATCAACCAGGTGCTGGCGACGGCGGCCTCGTGCTTCATCGTCATCATCGCGCAGAGCGCGGCGACGGCGCGAGCCTACGCCAACCGCTACAACGAGAAGGGCGACGACAATGCCGACATCATCGGACTCGCGGCGGCGAATGCGGCGGCCGCGTTGACGGGTACCTTCGTCGTGAACGGCAGTCCGACCAAGACCGAGATCGTCGATGATGCGGGAGGCCGTACCCAGTTCGCCCATCTGACCACGGCCGTGATCGTGGTGCTGGTGCTGCTATTTCTCACGAGGCCGCTCAGCCTGATGCCCGCCGCCGTGCTCTCGGCCATCGTCTTCATGATCGGCGTGAAGCTGATCGACGTGAAGGGGATGGTCGAACTCTATCGCATGCAGAAGGACGAATTCGTCGTTGCGTTGCTCGCGGCCGGTGTCGTCGTGTTCGTCGATGTGATGCACGGTATTCTCGCTGCCGTCGTGCTGTCGCTGATCGCGCATGCGCGGCATAGCTACCGCCTGCGCACCCGCGTGTTGGCGCGTAGCCCCGCTGGCCATCTGATCCCGCATCACGTCGAGCCGAATCTGCTTGCGGCGCCCGGCATCGTCGTCTACCGGTTCGAGGCGGATCTGTTCTATGCGAACACGGGGCGCTTCACGGCGGAAGTGCTGAAACTGGCCAACGAGGCAAGCGTTCCGTTGCGCTGGATCGTGATCGACGCAACCGAGATCAGCAATATCGACTACACGGCGGGCAAAACCTTGCTGCAGTTGGGTGTGGAGCTTGATCAGCGCGGCCTCGGTATCGCCGTGGTCGCGCTACCGGAGGGCGTGCGGCACGAACTCGACCGGTATGGGGCACTGCGCGTGAATAACGCGCATCGCGAGATCTTTGCCACAGTCGAAGCGGCGATCGAGGCGCTACGCAACCTCTCGCCACCCGCGTCCGCGCCTGCACCTGCGCCGGACCCCAAATCGAAATGAGGCAAAGCGAAGCGATGCAAGGCGGTCCGAGCTTGAATCGATAAAGGAGTGACGGATGTCTGATTCCACTGCTGCAAAGCCCGCCCAACCCGCCACGGATCACGCCGCTTCCGGGACACTGGCGGCACCAGAAGATCCGTCCACACTGTTTGCGGGGCGTGGCTCGTTGGCCGCGCGCGTCGAGCAGGGCAAGGCGGCGCGCAAAAAGGCGCCGCGCGCGGATCTGGCGGTCTGCAAGATCGGGGATCGCGATCCCATCGAGCTGCTCGACGCGTCCAACGTGGGCCGGGTGGAGGAGCTGATCCCCATCCGTTACGGGCGGATGGTTGCGAGTCCGTTCGCGTTCTATCGGGGTGCCGCGCCGCTGATGGCACATGATCTCTCGAAACTGCCGCATTCCGACGTGACCGTGCAACTGGGCGGCGACGCGCATCTGGCCAATTTCGGACTGTTCGCGAGTCCTGAGCGGCGCATTCTTTTTGGACCGAACGACTTCGACGAAACACTGCCGGGCCCGTTTGACTGGGATGTGCGCAGGCTCGCTGCATCGTTCGTGATTGCCGCGCGCGAACGCGGCTTTGCGCTGCGTGACCAGCGGGCCGTAGTGCGCCGGCTCTGCGAGACGTTTCGTCAACGGATCGCCGACTTCAGCGGCATGGATACGCTCGACGTCTGGTACTGCCAGTTCAAGGCGGCGAGCATGCTGGCGATCGCCGATTCGATAGAGGAAAGAAGGAAAGAACTGGCTGTCATCGAAAAAGCAAGGCAGCAGTCGTCGCGCTCCGTGATGACTCACGCGACCGAGCTTGTCAACGGCAAGCTGCGCATCAAGGACGCACCGCCGCTCGTGTACCACATCCCGCTGGAGAGCCACCACGACAGTAAGCAATACGATGCGATGGTTCGGCGCTTCTTCGCCGACTACCGGTTGACGCTGCCCGACGACAGGCGCGCCCTGTTCGATCGCTATGAACTGGTGGATGTCGCCATTCGCGTGGTCGGCATCGGGTCGGTGGGAACCCGTTGCTACGAGGCGCTCTTCATGGCCGACGGAGAGTGCCCGCTGTTCCTTCAACTGAAGGAGGCGCGGGCTTCGGTGCTGGAGGGGTACCTGCCGCCGAGCCGCTATCCGAATCACGGCCAGCGGGTGGTGAACGGGCAGCGTCTGCTGCAGTCGGCCAGCGATATTTTCCTCGGCTGGTCGAAGATGCGTCACACGGGCAATGACTTCTATGTGCGGCAATTGCGCGACATGAAGGGCGCGTTCGACTTCACCACGTTCGACGTCGAAGATCTCGGCGAATACGCGGTGTCCTGCGCGCACGCGCTGGCTCATTCGATGGCGAAAGCAAGCGATCCCGCGTTGCTCAGTGGATATCTCGGCAAGTCGGATGCATTCGACGAAGCCATCGTGCAATTCGCGCTCGCTTACGCGGAACAGAATGAGGCGGATTGGACGGTTTTGAAAGCGGCAGTCAAGGCGGGACGGATTCAGGTCATTCGTGACTGAGGGCTAATTGCCTTCCGGCATTTTCGACGAATGATGGCTGGTAATGAGCCACTTGTGTCCATTCCACGCGTAGGTGAACGTATAGCGCGCCTTGACGACCGAGCCGTCCGCGAGCCTGAAGCTATAGAGACCGGCGTCGATCGCCGTGTTGCATTCGATCATGATGACGCGGAAGTCGATCGTGCCGACGGGTTTGCTTTCGAGGAAGTGTTTGAAATAGTCGATCTTTTCGTCAGCGGTCAAACGCGGCTTGTTCGAGACGGTGGGCAGCAGGATCGAGTGCGGCGCATAGTTCGCCACGACCTTCTGCGGGTCGCC from Paraburkholderia sp. HP33-1 includes the following:
- a CDS encoding DUF2252 domain-containing protein, whose translation is MSDSTAAKPAQPATDHAASGTLAAPEDPSTLFAGRGSLAARVEQGKAARKKAPRADLAVCKIGDRDPIELLDASNVGRVEELIPIRYGRMVASPFAFYRGAAPLMAHDLSKLPHSDVTVQLGGDAHLANFGLFASPERRILFGPNDFDETLPGPFDWDVRRLAASFVIAARERGFALRDQRAVVRRLCETFRQRIADFSGMDTLDVWYCQFKAASMLAIADSIEERRKELAVIEKARQQSSRSVMTHATELVNGKLRIKDAPPLVYHIPLESHHDSKQYDAMVRRFFADYRLTLPDDRRALFDRYELVDVAIRVVGIGSVGTRCYEALFMADGECPLFLQLKEARASVLEGYLPPSRYPNHGQRVVNGQRLLQSASDIFLGWSKMRHTGNDFYVRQLRDMKGAFDFTTFDVEDLGEYAVSCAHALAHSMAKASDPALLSGYLGKSDAFDEAIVQFALAYAEQNEADWTVLKAAVKAGRIQVIRD
- a CDS encoding DUF4440 domain-containing protein, encoding MRISVSRSSVVVAMVAAVIHGGAFARSEACHPTSQKQISALFDRWNDSLKTGDPQKVVANYAPHSILLPTVSNKPRLTADEKIDYFKHFLESKPVGTIDFRVIMIECNTAIDAGLYSFRLADGSVVKARYTFTYAWNGHKWLITSHHSSKMPEGN
- a CDS encoding NAD(P)-binding protein — protein: MWIFRVDEPRLGAVRIREWRRRARHTIGLLVLLLGSAVTGLVILDQSNTSFSDKMLAALWNGLNLVTTLGAFSEFNQPQKVFMLLAMIATLVIGGFAVSRLTGMLSSDDVMAYGENRLMEPKLDQLANHVVVVGFHALGELVAERLHDAGQTVLVLVGDQVQAHRAADRGHLVVLGSPGDFDDVLELARLEKAKALVVTTPDSNNNLAVTLMAHALNASLPIAVPGENPLRKMLFESAGASNVVIADEIIANALVGKLTTRVEVDR
- a CDS encoding HlyD family secretion protein, producing MSDTSESQPATSPKSSTPAADPSARAVKWVVGLIVLSLIWYLLADRFTPYTHQARIQAYVVPVAAEVSGRVTRVFVHNNQDVDAGDVLFEVDSEPYRIAADRARADLQTTRRQVGASTAGIDSALAGLRAAIANEVKARQDSERLERLYREDEGTVSLRRLEIARATHEQAQSQVDGARAEVERAREQQGGNEAENAQLRSAAGALEKAELDLANARIRARSSGVVTDLRTEVGQYAAAGSPVMTLIAIRDVWISADMTENNLGHLKPGTRVVIGLDGLPGEVFDGRVRSIGYGVSVGQSTPAGSLPTVQNSRDWLRPAQRFPVIVEFDESERARLRDLRVGGQAEVMAFPTEGNPLNPLGHVFIRLMSWLSYVY
- a CDS encoding AI-2E family transporter, whose product is MLLTPTTQRTPSREMLDVLIRAGLIAILAVFCFRIFAPFLDLMAWSVILAITLYPLQVLLRPVFGGKDGLIATLIVLVAFVVILVPTYVLGLAVGDSIEKSIAIFKGGGFHIPPPAESVSSWPVVGQRVYDFWLQASTDLTGLAQKFAPQLKGVGLALLAAVTGLGAALVIFFVALIVAGILMAYGEKGYQSAVQIASRISGPQEGTQIADLCTSTIRAVAQGVVGIAFIQMLLIGIGFVVMGIPGAGLLALAVLLLGIMQLPATLITIPVIVFVIVTEGVTTATVIFSVYVFVAGLSDNVLKPLLLGRGVAVPMPVVLIGAIGGMVTGGVIGLFVGPVMLAVGYQLFWRWVKDQPQQPQQPQQPQEQKQA
- a CDS encoding efflux transporter outer membrane subunit, whose protein sequence is MRPDGIAVLFGAVCLSGCMRVGPDFQPRHEAWSEHWSSESIAQVTQQGSQPDVRQWWLIFDDQNLERLIAAADANNGDLKIAGLRVLEARAQLGIAQAGRYPQVQQASADALASARKRSDGFNPRSGAYVQYGAGFSVGWELDFWGRFSRAIESADAAFFAAQANRDDALVLLHAQVADTYFTLRVAQARLGIARENAQLQKRSYDIAQKLFKAGETDELDFQQAKTQYLGTLSSIPELESQIVLARHALSVLIGRPPGPLPEIEVQAGKEGVVPLVDRAVLQDVPADLLLRRPDVRSAEYQMAAQSALIGVAKADLYPSVSLLGSLAWTASSLTGAPSTLIFAAGPSVTWNVFDYGRITNNVRVQDARLQELTVAYQNTVREAAREADDAATALIAALQRDTILNDAQGAARRSLTLANTVYREGYSDFQRVLDAQRALFAQQDAYVVNRSNAVGSVIALYKALGGGWETEQPLVDAATSAQMRQRTDWGDLLNDTSPSSATPGQAEGAPR
- a CDS encoding DUF2955 domain-containing protein, producing MQPVTQRLGYRAIRVATGTALALVVSFGLDFPIPVVAPVFAVFLLATQSRPLSLKAGLILSLVVASTTGSGLLLVPLLRHYALAGVMLIGLMLFFAFRYGLRGGNNLVATFLVAGLTMISAAGTADFELALTVVGALAKGLLLAVLASTLAHTLFPERAGAREQPVKGAMADDEAAYIALRAALVVMPAYLLAMTDPANYMPIIMKSVSLGRQTCTTSARSAARDLIGSTLLGGLLAIAFWFALRLFVHLWMFFLWMLLFGLFVGRKLYGLHATRCSPGFWLNSLVTMIILLGQSVQDSVAGKDVYTAFAVRMGLFLAVTVYACLMLLFFEQRRRVE
- a CDS encoding potassium channel family protein, which codes for MGNARDDDAGRLRASEILKEMARTLWHLRAILLGLLVLFVLLTLGMYYWGAPVETANRTPSSMDETVYFCAITALTIGYGDVVPTSTFGRIDAVCLGLIGLVFTGLFVAAAVRGVQEAARRTEAGG
- a CDS encoding SulP family inorganic anion transporter, translating into MKPAASTPSHQHRMPLLQGLLPFNSAQLPHDIIAGLTLAALGIPEVMGYTKISGTPTVTGLYTIVLPLVAFAILGASRQLVVAADSATAAILAGTLTTVVALGSKEYVALTSTVALTVAVMLVIARIFRLGFLADFLSRSALIGFLTGVGVQVAAGELAGLIGLAKQGHGPLMQLVSVVQRVGEANYATTLLSLAVLVVIIGCKRLTPRAPGALIAVIGSIVASGVFNFAGRGIAVTGEVPGGLPSLFVPPLHANEINQVLATAASCFIVIIAQSAATARAYANRYNEKGDDNADIIGLAAANAAAALTGTFVVNGSPTKTEIVDDAGGRTQFAHLTTAVIVVLVLLFLTRPLSLMPAAVLSAIVFMIGVKLIDVKGMVELYRMQKDEFVVALLAAGVVVFVDVMHGILAAVVLSLIAHARHSYRLRTRVLARSPAGHLIPHHVEPNLLAAPGIVVYRFEADLFYANTGRFTAEVLKLANEASVPLRWIVIDATEISNIDYTAGKTLLQLGVELDQRGLGIAVVALPEGVRHELDRYGALRVNNAHREIFATVEAAIEALRNLSPPASAPAPAPDPKSK